One segment of Comamonas thiooxydans DNA contains the following:
- a CDS encoding adenosylcobinamide-GDP ribazoletransferase, with product MQALRHYLLAVQFFSRIPVAGRLAAWVGWSPEMQRASAAHLPGVGWLVGLWAALLLGALLWLLPASPWSPLAAALISTAGTLWLTGGFHEDGLADVADGLGGLVPPERALEIMKDSRIGAYGVMALLMALLTKVVLIALLLSVMQPFWGPVPVLILVCCIHVLSRFAPLVLMHKLPHVGLAASSKTLHIAGRQLGWPGLLTGGLWCLPALGLLGWLGVWSFVPSLLAAMLVTTWLLRRWLLQRLGGMTGDCLGACQQLNELALLLTSCIYLRQLL from the coding sequence ATGCAAGCCCTGCGCCACTATCTGCTGGCCGTCCAGTTCTTCAGCCGCATCCCCGTGGCTGGACGTCTGGCCGCCTGGGTGGGCTGGAGCCCCGAGATGCAGCGTGCCAGCGCCGCGCATCTGCCGGGCGTGGGCTGGCTGGTGGGCCTGTGGGCTGCGCTGCTGCTGGGAGCCTTGCTCTGGCTGCTGCCGGCAAGCCCCTGGTCGCCGCTGGCGGCTGCGCTCATCAGCACCGCCGGCACCCTGTGGCTGACCGGCGGTTTCCATGAGGACGGCCTGGCCGACGTCGCCGACGGGCTGGGCGGCCTGGTCCCGCCCGAGCGCGCACTGGAGATCATGAAGGACTCGCGCATAGGCGCGTATGGCGTGATGGCGCTGCTCATGGCTCTGCTCACCAAGGTCGTGCTGATCGCCCTGCTGCTGTCCGTCATGCAGCCGTTCTGGGGACCGGTTCCGGTGCTCATCCTCGTGTGCTGCATTCATGTGCTGTCGCGCTTTGCGCCGCTGGTGCTGATGCACAAGCTGCCTCATGTCGGCCTGGCCGCGAGCAGCAAGACCCTGCATATCGCGGGCAGGCAGCTGGGCTGGCCAGGCCTGCTGACCGGCGGCCTCTGGTGCCTGCCGGCATTGGGTCTGTTGGGCTGGCTCGGCGTCTGGAGCTTTGTGCCCAGCCTGCTGGCGGCCATGCTGGTCACCACCTGGCTGCTGCGGCGCTGGTTGCTTCAGCGTCTGGGCGGCATGACGGGCGACTGCCTGGGTGCCTGCCAGCAACTCAATGAGCTGGCTCTGCTGCTGACCAGCTGCATCTATCTGCGCCAGCTGCTTTAG
- a CDS encoding porin, giving the protein MKKSLIALAVLAASGAAMAQSSVTLFGVVDTGVSYVKGNGSAGNSNYGLHNGSNASSRLGFRGVEDLGGGLKAGFWLEGAIGTDVGDGSGAGLKGGSGFQFGRRSTVSLMGNFGEVRLGRDEVVAYNKLSAHSNFSVIGVGGFRGWANSQGDAIRQNNKITYFTPNFSGFTAGVDYAFGEKAGDGQNGRYFGGFVAYNNGPLAVTLGADRKNNPSTTDGSYGGSNAAFTQGDKLDSYGLGATYDFGVAKVNGLALQVKEKGAVVNSKLTSYALGVSAPVGGVGEVKAQYALYKAGGDLSGKAHQLSLGYVHNLSKRTALYGTYSFLKNKDNAQFTLGGVPSYAVGAGKASNGVQVGIRHAF; this is encoded by the coding sequence ATGAAAAAATCTCTGATCGCCCTGGCAGTGCTGGCCGCTTCCGGCGCCGCAATGGCTCAATCTTCCGTGACCCTGTTTGGTGTGGTTGACACCGGCGTTTCCTACGTCAAGGGCAATGGTAGCGCTGGCAATTCCAACTACGGTCTGCACAACGGTTCCAACGCTTCTTCCCGTCTGGGCTTCCGCGGCGTGGAAGACCTGGGTGGCGGTCTGAAGGCTGGCTTCTGGCTGGAAGGCGCTATCGGCACCGACGTGGGTGACGGTTCCGGCGCTGGCCTGAAGGGCGGCAGCGGCTTCCAGTTCGGTCGTCGTTCCACCGTGAGCCTGATGGGCAACTTCGGTGAAGTGCGTCTGGGTCGTGACGAAGTGGTGGCTTACAACAAGCTGTCCGCTCACTCCAACTTCAGCGTGATCGGCGTGGGCGGTTTCCGCGGCTGGGCTAACAGCCAAGGCGATGCTATCCGTCAAAACAACAAGATCACTTACTTCACGCCTAACTTCTCCGGCTTCACTGCTGGCGTGGACTACGCCTTTGGTGAAAAGGCTGGCGACGGTCAGAACGGTCGTTACTTCGGCGGTTTCGTGGCTTACAACAACGGCCCTCTGGCTGTGACTCTGGGCGCTGACCGTAAGAACAATCCTTCTACTACTGACGGTTCCTACGGTGGTTCCAATGCTGCCTTCACACAAGGCGACAAGCTGGACTCCTACGGTCTGGGTGCTACTTATGACTTCGGCGTGGCCAAGGTCAATGGCTTGGCTCTGCAAGTCAAGGAAAAGGGCGCTGTTGTGAACTCCAAGCTGACCAGCTACGCTCTGGGCGTGTCCGCTCCCGTGGGTGGCGTGGGTGAAGTCAAGGCTCAGTACGCTCTGTACAAGGCCGGTGGCGACCTGTCTGGCAAGGCTCACCAGCTGAGCCTGGGTTATGTGCACAACCTGTCCAAGCGTACAGCTCTGTACGGTACATACTCCTTCCTGAAGAACAAGGACAACGCTCAGTTCACCCTGGGTGGCGTTCCTTCCTACGCAGTTGGCGCTGGCAAGGCTAGCAACGGCGTGCAAGTTGGTATCCGCCACGCTTTCTAA
- the coq7 gene encoding 2-polyprenyl-3-methyl-6-methoxy-1,4-benzoquinone monooxygenase, producing the protein MDKFLTAADAALRTLFADPVAAERSPAAGIAEADLSDEQRKLSAALMRVNHVGEVCAQALYNAQAMVTKDMELREHLLHAAREEMDHLAWTRERLHALGDRPSLLNPLWFAGAFAIGTIAAKFSDAASLGFVVETENQVSAHLASHLGRLPEEDEASRAVVERMKDDEERHAAAAIDEGAMQLPPIAQGLMRVAAKVMTITAHRI; encoded by the coding sequence ATGGACAAGTTTCTGACCGCTGCCGATGCAGCTCTTCGCACTCTGTTTGCCGACCCGGTGGCCGCAGAGCGCTCGCCTGCAGCTGGGATCGCCGAAGCCGATCTGAGCGATGAACAGCGCAAGCTCTCCGCAGCCTTGATGCGCGTCAATCATGTGGGCGAGGTCTGTGCGCAGGCCCTGTACAACGCCCAGGCCATGGTGACCAAGGACATGGAGTTGCGCGAGCATCTGCTGCATGCCGCTCGCGAGGAAATGGACCACCTGGCCTGGACCCGCGAGCGCCTGCATGCCCTGGGTGACAGACCCTCGTTGCTGAACCCGCTGTGGTTTGCTGGCGCTTTTGCCATTGGCACGATTGCCGCCAAATTCAGCGATGCCGCCAGCCTGGGTTTTGTGGTCGAGACAGAAAACCAGGTCTCCGCCCACCTGGCAAGCCATCTGGGCCGCCTGCCCGAGGAGGACGAGGCTTCGCGTGCCGTGGTCGAGCGCATGAAGGATGACGAAGAGCGTCATGCCGCAGCAGCGATCGACGAAGGCGCGATGCAACTGCCCCCGATTGCCCAGGGACTGATGCGCGTGGCGGCCAAAGTCATGACGATTACAGCGCATCGCATCTGA
- a CDS encoding OsmC family protein: MECTVSWTGAATGTRSGMGFVAETGSGHVVNMDGAPDEKNPANGGRNQAPRPMEMLLAGAGGCTAYDVVLILKRGRHDVKGCSVQLTSERAETDPKVFTKIHMQFTVSGKNLPVGAVERAIAMSHDKYCSATIMLGKTAEITTGFDIVEA, translated from the coding sequence ATGGAATGCACGGTTAGTTGGACAGGCGCGGCCACCGGAACGCGCTCGGGCATGGGGTTCGTGGCCGAGACCGGCAGCGGCCATGTGGTCAATATGGATGGTGCGCCGGACGAGAAGAACCCGGCCAACGGCGGTCGCAACCAGGCACCGCGCCCCATGGAGATGCTGCTGGCTGGCGCCGGCGGCTGCACCGCCTACGACGTGGTGCTCATCCTCAAGCGTGGTCGCCACGATGTGAAGGGCTGCAGCGTGCAGCTGACTTCCGAGCGCGCCGAAACCGACCCCAAGGTGTTCACCAAGATCCACATGCAGTTCACGGTCAGCGGCAAGAACCTGCCGGTCGGTGCCGTCGAGCGTGCCATCGCCATGAGCCACGACAAATACTGCTCGGCCACCATCATGCTGGGCAAGACGGCCGAAATCACGACGGGTTTCGACATCGTCGAAGCCTGA
- a CDS encoding histidine phosphatase family protein, which produces MKTLWLVRHARPLIDTERCYGRLDIAADAEATRQAAQALQQSLQPLHGRLQVRHSPLKRCKQLALDLQVLEPDFVSTPDGRLLEMDFGHWEGLRWNDIGEAAIGAWAHDLARHAPGEGESLAQMLQRVHEALQDALSSDSEHMVWICHAGVARCAQWLLQHGHRLPQSHEWTLPAPAYGQWLQLELS; this is translated from the coding sequence ATGAAAACACTATGGCTGGTGCGCCACGCACGCCCCTTGATCGATACAGAGCGCTGCTACGGCCGCCTCGATATCGCCGCCGATGCAGAGGCCACCCGACAAGCCGCTCAGGCCCTTCAGCAATCTCTGCAGCCCCTGCATGGCAGGCTGCAGGTCCGGCATTCGCCGCTAAAAAGATGCAAGCAGTTGGCTTTGGATCTGCAGGTACTGGAGCCGGATTTCGTCTCCACTCCCGACGGCAGACTGCTGGAGATGGACTTCGGGCATTGGGAAGGCCTGCGCTGGAATGACATCGGCGAAGCTGCCATCGGTGCCTGGGCGCACGATCTGGCGCGGCACGCACCCGGCGAGGGCGAATCACTGGCACAGATGCTGCAGCGCGTCCACGAAGCACTGCAGGACGCGCTCAGCAGCGACAGCGAGCATATGGTGTGGATCTGCCATGCCGGTGTGGCACGCTGTGCGCAGTGGCTGCTACAACATGGCCACCGGCTGCCGCAAAGCCATGAATGGACCTTGCCAGCGCCCGCCTATGGACAGTGGCTGCAGCTCGAACTCAGTTGA
- the ilvA gene encoding threonine ammonia-lyase, biosynthetic encodes MTQALTPADYLTRILNARVYDVAVESDLDIAKNLSRRLHNKVLLKREDQQPVFSFKLRGAYNKMANLTAEQLQKGVICASAGNHAQGTAMSARKLGCRAVIVMPTTTPQVKIDAVIALGGEAVLAGESYSDAYKHAVKLQKSEGLTFVHPFDDPDVIAGQGTIAMEMLRQLQKLGSQRLDAIFVPIGGGGLIAGIANYIKAVRPEVKVIGVHTKDSNAMMQSVQAGERVELADVGLFADGTAVKLVGAETFRVTQGLVDDYVTVDTDAVCAAIKDIFTDTRSIVEPSGALGVAAIKQYVAKHKTKGETYAAILSGANMNFDRLRFVAERAEVGEEREALFAVTIPEERGSFKHFCEVVGKLPGGPRNVTEFNYRISHDSKAHVFVGLTTPTKGESEKICKNFQKNGFEALDLTFDEMAKEHLRHMVGGHSPLAQDERLLRFVFPERPGALFKFLSLMAPTWNISLFHYRNQGADYGRILVGMQVPAKDHKKFDSFLKNLGYPWVEETGNPAYQLFLK; translated from the coding sequence ATGACTCAAGCCCTGACCCCTGCCGATTATCTGACTCGCATCCTCAATGCACGCGTCTATGACGTGGCCGTGGAGTCGGATCTGGACATTGCCAAGAACCTCAGCCGTCGCCTGCACAACAAAGTGCTTCTGAAGCGCGAGGACCAGCAGCCCGTGTTCAGCTTCAAGTTGCGCGGCGCCTATAACAAGATGGCCAATCTGACGGCCGAGCAGCTGCAAAAGGGCGTGATCTGCGCCAGCGCGGGCAACCATGCCCAGGGTACGGCGATGAGCGCCAGGAAGCTGGGCTGCCGCGCCGTGATCGTGATGCCCACCACCACGCCCCAAGTGAAGATCGATGCCGTGATCGCCCTGGGCGGCGAGGCGGTGCTGGCCGGAGAAAGTTACTCGGACGCCTACAAGCACGCCGTCAAGCTCCAGAAGTCCGAGGGCCTGACCTTTGTCCACCCCTTTGACGACCCCGACGTGATTGCCGGCCAGGGCACCATCGCCATGGAAATGCTGCGCCAGCTGCAAAAACTGGGCAGCCAGCGTCTGGATGCCATCTTCGTGCCCATCGGCGGCGGCGGCCTGATTGCCGGCATTGCCAACTACATCAAGGCCGTACGCCCCGAGGTGAAGGTGATCGGCGTGCACACCAAGGACTCGAACGCCATGATGCAGTCCGTGCAGGCGGGCGAGCGCGTGGAGCTGGCCGACGTGGGCCTGTTTGCCGACGGCACGGCCGTGAAGCTGGTGGGAGCGGAAACCTTCCGCGTCACCCAGGGTCTGGTGGATGACTATGTGACCGTGGACACCGATGCCGTCTGCGCCGCCATCAAGGACATCTTCACCGACACCCGCTCCATCGTCGAGCCCTCGGGCGCCCTGGGCGTGGCGGCCATCAAGCAGTACGTGGCCAAGCACAAGACCAAGGGCGAGACCTACGCCGCCATACTGAGCGGCGCCAATATGAACTTCGACCGCCTGCGCTTTGTGGCCGAGCGCGCCGAGGTAGGCGAGGAGCGCGAAGCCCTGTTCGCCGTCACCATCCCCGAAGAGCGCGGCAGCTTCAAGCATTTCTGCGAGGTGGTGGGCAAGCTGCCCGGCGGCCCGCGCAATGTGACCGAGTTCAACTACCGCATCAGCCACGACAGCAAGGCCCATGTGTTCGTGGGTCTGACCACGCCGACAAAGGGCGAGTCCGAGAAGATCTGCAAGAACTTCCAGAAGAACGGCTTTGAGGCTCTGGACCTGACCTTCGACGAGATGGCCAAGGAGCATCTGCGCCATATGGTGGGCGGCCACTCGCCGCTGGCACAGGACGAGCGCCTGCTGCGCTTTGTCTTTCCCGAGCGCCCCGGCGCGCTGTTCAAGTTCCTGAGCCTGATGGCGCCGACCTGGAATATCTCGCTGTTCCACTACCGCAACCAGGGCGCCGACTACGGCCGCATCCTGGTCGGCATGCAGGTGCCAGCCAAGGACCACAAGAAGTTCGACAGCTTCCTCAAGAACCTCGGCTATCCCTGGGTGGAGGAAACCGGCAATCCTGCGTACCAGTTGTTCCTGAAGTAA
- the gspG gene encoding type II secretion system major pseudopilin GspG: MSAIRHAASRGFTLIELMVVLVIIGVLAALIVPNVLDRADDARVTAAKTDIANINQALKLYRLDNQRYPTAEQGLQALVVKPTTGPAPQNWKPYLEKLPNDPWGNPYQYLNPGVKGPIDIMSLGADGKAGGEGKDADIGSWQ, translated from the coding sequence ATGTCTGCTATTCGCCACGCCGCATCACGCGGCTTTACCCTGATCGAATTGATGGTGGTGCTGGTCATCATTGGCGTGCTGGCAGCGCTTATCGTGCCCAATGTGCTGGACCGCGCCGACGATGCCCGCGTGACCGCAGCCAAGACCGATATCGCCAATATCAACCAGGCACTCAAGCTCTACCGTCTCGACAACCAGCGCTATCCAACGGCCGAGCAGGGTCTGCAGGCGCTGGTGGTCAAGCCCACCACCGGCCCCGCTCCGCAGAACTGGAAGCCTTATCTGGAAAAGCTGCCCAACGATCCCTGGGGCAATCCTTATCAGTACCTGAATCCCGGCGTGAAGGGCCCCATCGACATCATGTCCCTGGGCGCTGACGGCAAGGCCGGCGGCGAAGGCAAGGATGCGGATATCGGCTCCTGGCAATAG
- a CDS encoding general secretion pathway protein C encodes MRLQSFNTGQGLSMPVKLTNLLLWAIAAAVVVFWILRFVGSASEQLPSVVPAQPVQANAQAMAKALGAVAAPVAAVAAPVASRYALLGVLAGHETGGGAAVIAVEGKGSKAVRVGEAVEEGVILQSLAAREARLGPANGPTSTVLQLPRPPMAAFN; translated from the coding sequence ATGCGACTGCAATCTTTCAATACCGGTCAGGGCCTTTCCATGCCGGTCAAACTCACGAACCTGCTGCTGTGGGCGATTGCCGCTGCGGTGGTGGTGTTCTGGATACTCCGGTTCGTCGGCAGTGCCAGTGAGCAGTTACCCTCGGTCGTGCCTGCTCAGCCGGTACAGGCCAATGCCCAGGCCATGGCCAAGGCTTTGGGGGCGGTCGCCGCGCCTGTCGCCGCCGTGGCCGCACCAGTGGCCAGCCGCTATGCGCTGCTGGGGGTGCTGGCAGGGCATGAAACAGGCGGCGGTGCCGCCGTGATTGCCGTGGAAGGCAAGGGCAGCAAGGCCGTGCGTGTGGGCGAGGCCGTGGAGGAGGGCGTGATTCTGCAATCACTGGCGGCGCGCGAAGCGCGACTGGGCCCCGCCAACGGGCCGACCAGCACGGTGCTGCAATTGCCCAGGCCGCCCATGGCGGCATTCAACTGA